CATCGTCCGCCGCTTCGGCGAGCTGACCGCACGGCTCTACGCGCTGGAGGCGCTGCTGGCCCGCGGCGCCGCACTGGTCGACGAGGGGCAGGCCGCCGAGGAACTGTCCCGCGACGCGGCCGCGGACGCCAGCCTCACCGTCGCCGCCGCCAAGGCGCTGGCCCAGGAGTTCGGTGTCGAGATCGCCGGCGGCATCTTCGAACTCACCGGAACCTCGGGCACCGACGGCGAAGTGAACCTCGATCGGCACTGGCGCAATGTGCGCACCCACTCCCTGCACGACCCGGCCCGCTGGAAGTACGTCCACCTGGGCAATCACATCCTGCACGGCACCCGCCCGCCGCGGCTCGGCCTGCTTCTCTGAGGAGCGAATCATGGGATACCGGAACCGTTTCTACCTGACCGGCAGCATCAACCAGCCGACCGTGCAAGACGCCTTCCGTTTCGTCGGACAGCGTCTGCAGGGGCACGGGGTGGGTCAGACAGCGAAAGTGACCCGCGTTCCCGACGGCGAACCGGGCAATCGGGCCAACTGGGTGCTCACCCAGACTCCGCACTTCCTGGACAACCCGACACTGGACGTCGTCGACAGGGGCGGCCGAGAACTTGCCCGGCTCAAGCCCGGAACCACCGGCGCCGACGTCCGTTTCCCGGCCTTCGACTACGCCGACCACGCCATCGCGTCCTACGCGTTGTTCCGGGCCGCACGCGAACGCGGCGAACTGGCACCGGAATCGAAGTTCCTGGTGTCCCTCCCGACCCCGTTCAACGCGGTGAACTTCTTCGTCGAATTCGGCTCGCAGGTCGAGGTCGCCCGCGCCTATGAGGCACCGCTGCGTGACAGCGTGCAGGCGATCCAGGATGCGATCCCGCACCGGGATCTGGCCATCCAGTGGGATCTGCCGGTCGAGGACGCGACCATCGAAGGCTGGTTCCCCAACCCGTACAAGGACTTCGAGGAGATCTACGCGGTCACCGCGCGGCCGGCGTCCTGGGTGCACGAGGACGTCGAGTTGACCTTCCATCTCTGCTACGGGGATTCGAAGTTCGGCGCGTCCCCGTTCATGGGTGACCCACCGGACGCGGAGGCCGCCGCCCGCGGCGGCAGGCACATCTATCCGCGCGACGCCTCGGTGATCGTCGCGGTGTCCAACGGCCTGTCCCGCCATGTGCCGCGGCGCATCGACGCCATCCATGCGGCCACGGTGACCGCGTGGAACCGGCTGGCACACTGGCAGCCGCTGGCCAACCTGGCCATCGAACCGGAGACCGAGTTCTACCTGGGCCTGCTGCACGCCGAGGACGGCGCTACCGGTGCACGATACCGGGCGGCGCTGGCCGCAAAGTTCTTGCCGCAGTTCGGCATTTCGACCGAGTGCGGCCTGGGCAGGCACTCGGCCGAGCAACTCGATCAGGTCGCGACCGCGGTCACCGAACTGTTCGAGGCCAGGGAGAATGCCCTGGCCTGAGAACCGGATATCATCCGGCGTGCGCAAATGGACGCTGCTCGGCGCAGCCATCGCCGCGGAGGTCAGCGGCACCCTGTCCCTGCGGGCTTCCCAGGATCACTGGGCCTGGCTGATCCTCGTCGTCATCGGATACGTCTCGTCCTTCATCCTGCTGGCCGCGGTGCTGCGGGCCGGGATGCCGGTCGGGGTGGCATACGGGATCTGGGGCGCGACAGGCACCGCGGTGACCGCGGTGGCGGCCTCGGTGATCTTCGGCGAGGCCTTCACCTGGCCGATCGCGGCGGGCATCGCGCTCATCATCGCCGGCGTGCTGTTCATCGAATTCGGATCGCATGACCGGCGGGCCGAGGTGACCCGATGATGTGGCTGATCCTGGCCGCCGCGATCGGGGTGGAGGTGCTGGCGACGCTGTCGCTGCGGGCCTCCGACGGCTTCCGCCGCAAGAAGTGGCTGGTGCCGGTGATCGCCGGGTACGTGCTGTCCTTCTACCTGTTGTGGCTGTCGCTGTCGCTGGGCATGCCGGTGGGCGTGGCCTACGGCGTCTGGACGGCGTGCGGTGTCGCTCTGGTCGCCATCGCCGCCCGGTTCCTGTTCCGTGACCCGTTGACCGTGCGGATGGTCATCGGCATCGGGCTGATCATCGCCGGGGTGCTCACGATCGAGATGGCCGGCGTGCACTGAGCACTCCGGCCAGCATCGCGACCAGCAGACCCGCCACCGGGACCAGCAGCAACCCGGCGCGCAGACCGGCCGCGTCCGCGATCAGACCCACCACCGGCGGGGAGGCCACGAACCCGACCCGCATCAGCCAGGCCACCGCGGTCAGCCCGGTACCGCGGCGCAGGCCGGGCA
This region of Mycolicibacterium diernhoferi genomic DNA includes:
- a CDS encoding DMT family transporter, producing the protein MRKWTLLGAAIAAEVSGTLSLRASQDHWAWLILVVIGYVSSFILLAAVLRAGMPVGVAYGIWGATGTAVTAVAASVIFGEAFTWPIAAGIALIIAGVLFIEFGSHDRRAEVTR
- a CDS encoding DMT family transporter, encoding MWLILAAAIGVEVLATLSLRASDGFRRKKWLVPVIAGYVLSFYLLWLSLSLGMPVGVAYGVWTACGVALVAIAARFLFRDPLTVRMVIGIGLIIAGVLTIEMAGVH